cgagacgaggcaactcatgtcggcgctcaacatggattatcaaaggatagactgttgtgaaaatggctgtgttctcttctggaaacagtttgcggaggacaagtactgtcccatttgtaaggcctctaggtatgaagaggtaacgggaaaggatggtcaggtgaggcagtcaaagatcgcaaagtcgattcttcggtatctcccattcataaaaagaatccagcggctttacttgactgaggagaccgccaaacagatgacgtggcacaagatggggactcgaataaaggacaatcaggggcggacgaagatgggacatccatctgatggcaatgcatggaagaactttgatagaaaatacccccatatggcagcagatgctcggaatgtcagaattgcgatagctacagatggcttcaatccatatggtatgtcgaattccaattacagttgttggcccgtgtttgtaattccgctcaatctccctcccggagtcctaatgacgaggaagaccatgtttctgtcgctgatcattccagggccccattacccggggaagaacttgagtgtctacatgcagccgattgtggaagatttgaaccactcttggcaccacgggacgttgacgtacgaccgagcatcgaagacaaacttctgcatgaaagtttggttgcagtataccatgcatgacatgcctgggtacgccctaacatgtggatggtgtacagctggtaaatggccatgcccagtgtgcaggcatcgacttgagttcctttggctaaataagggtcgcaagtatgttgcgtttgacacgaatcggcagtacctcaaacggaggcatccgttcagagaagacaaaaagaacttcaagaaaggcaaagttgtgcatgaagtaacagaggtgccaaagttcgatggtatagctgttgatgccgagctacgtgctctcgtgccagcggcatcggaatctggccatcaatttgagggatatggtgtaacgcacaactggactcacgaggcagccttaacgaagctcgagtattacaaggacctcgaactgccccataacatcgatgtgatgcacaccgtaaagaatgtcgcggagtccttatttcacacgtgcctaaacattcccgggaagtcaaaggataatgtcaaggctagagttgatgttgagaagctctgtgataggaagaaattacacatgcaacgtcctactggccgtcgaaagaattggttcaagccgcacgccgacttctgccttgattccatccaaaagaaggaggcattcaagtggctaaaatacgttgtgatgttccctgatggttattgttcgaatatgagcaagggagtcaatctttcgacgggaaaagtcaccgggctcaagagtcacgactatcatatatggattgagcggctgatgccggtgatgcttcgagggtatctccccgagaaaatatggcgagtgctcatgagttgagccatttcttccgcacgctctgtgctaagcagatatgtcctaaggttattgagaagctgcaagttcaagtgccggagttgttatgcaatttggagatgatctttccgccaggcttctttactccgatggcacatctcattgtgcacctcgcaaacgaggcactattgggtggcccagtgcagtttcggtggcgattttgtattgagagagagttcaagtatattcggaagataactggaaacaaagccaagattgaagcatgcatagctgaggcaacgtgccttcgggagatggcagatgccgcaacaacgtactatcctgatgaagttcccactgcataacccggtctctcgttacaatgtcgacgtgcccatgaatgaccccaagcttcaactattccaatgtcccggtggcaaggctggtaaaggacaaaaatatagattggagagggaagagaaggattgcataatgctctatgtgcttatgaacatgaaggaagtggtgggggggggacgacgacgatggcggtcacgatttcattaggtaacatggtgtaatgcttattgtatctagtttcgatcacctacactcaactcggtctaatgcttattgtatcctttcagcgaattcacggatgaacagtggtggcttccgcgcgatcccacgggcgcggagttggagactctactgaaagagggtgctcgaagtaaaaataaactttgtgtcttggttcatgaaaaaagtaatgtctaagctgtccctcttacctaccaatatgtgacttgtccctgttattccacgtaactaatgcacacaacaaatttgaaccgtgattgtagggagctgatgcaaacgttgagatgacagatgagttgagatgtgtttcccaaggttgtaaccgtgacgtcatgaagtatgagaagtatgacgtGAATGGGTTTCGATTCCATACAGAGACACACCGAGAAGGGCCGGCGAATccaaaaacgataaatactggtgtcttcactaaaggatccgatacctttgattactacgggaggttagagaatgtatacgagctgaccttcaaccgtacaaacaaacaactcaatctcgttgtgttcaagtgtcattggttcgacccaagaggtggacagagaattaccaagtccattgggttagttgaagttaagccttccaccacctataccggagccgatgtctatattgttgctcaccaagccaagcaagtttattatttgccgtacccatgccagaaagcggccctcaacggctgggaagtcgtgttccaggtatcgccacatggtaacctaccgattccctccgaggacgattacaacaacattgaccctgtaacatacgagggaattttctatcaagaggaagaggacttcgggcactttgagttagaatgtgttcttgaagaggacctcaggaacgatgcagaaactcgtggtgagtcagtggtggatctaaaggacatagatatgctcgagaagttacaagtggaagatgatagcgatgatgagcctccacccgtctatcaaaatccaacttactactcaaaagatagtgatagtgatagtggcaaggagaaagaaaatgagattgacgatgagattgatgacggctggtgagggtcttttatgtgtttatatttcaacatgcttcttatttgtttagtatctttatgcttagtatttatatttttttcaacatgcttctttattgcttagtatctttatgcttagtatttatatattcttgaacatgcttcttaattgtttagtgtctttatgcttactatttatatatttttcaacatgcttcttaattgttttctctttctcaatgcaggtgattgaacaatatgagcggcggcaaggaggactcgtcgagcttgcttaagaagatgcaacaacgcaagaacaatgttagaaggagtgagagggaaccgcgtcgcaatccgcgttacgaggactttgcggtaggaggaggaggacgaggacgaggacgaggacgaggacggggacgaggtggtggagctggaggtggcttgggaggaggtggaggtggaggtggaggtggctggggaggaccggactttgagccaccaccctcggcttcaggcgacgttgcttccgggttctttttggaggggacgtctagagaggaggcggagacggagtctagagccgaggaggactctagccgcgggtttgagactccggaggaggatgggcggccgaaggcactgaagattcgtggggaagcgagagtccccgacgagaggaaggagcctaagacccatgaGGCGAAGACCCTTATAATTCCTGCTGGCActgagtaagtgtactaatttggcaatttcgattttcatgtactaatgtttgattttcatgtactaatgtttgattttcatgtgctaatgtttgattttcatgtgcagcaattggatatttcctccgggggtcaaggggcgcctgcctagcagcatgattggagctttgcttaggaagttctggccgggcaagtactatcccctcggcactgtcccagctggcgagatgaagctagccactacttggacggactacgagagtgcccctggcgtaggcttcccgacggctgctgaggccgtgatgagaaagttttgggtaagacatattttctcgagcttcgttcatatttgatgaccccaatgttctaactcatgaatctcacaattgttttttgcatgattgaagtgtttttatcgtgtggcgcccgaggttgaggaggcggccgcgaacaggactttgcgggcgacttgtgagaggttgacaccgcaggtgtggtacaaccaaaggatcacgtccgcgggtcacttctgggcagagagaggcgagagggtccataagccggacattgtcggtaagaatgctaaggccgagtacgagatgacggtggaggactacatgtcggtgagtaaaatgtcaatgagattctacattgctactaagttgcgattgcattagattgagttgagtattgcattttcaggttatccccgattgggccgagccgcatgccgaggcatgggaggagatggttaggacgaggtggctcaagatggacgaggactttgcagccgtggcgaggcggaacgcggagaaccgaggcgacggtggcacacactgtgggggaaacctcagctacgagcgctacaaggggaagacggtatgtatacattttattttccttcaggttcaaagttggtactcacaacatttcctttcgcgatgcagagggccgcgttaggacccgaggaggagatgtctgacctcgagatatacaacaagatgcggcttaagaagcccgatctctcgcagcctcagccctcgctccctgagtacttcggcacctacgccgaggacgtcgagaactactgcgagatggtgaggcatcgtcacccggaggtggatgaccccatgagcgcggaggtcgacgaggagtcgttggtcctgtcgtccggagggttgccgcatggccgtctcgccatgctgaacaaggccgtcaagcataccctcaccacgaccttcacgcgtctcaaggcgggactcaccaaggacagcccccctctcccgcctcgtcgccgggctcggcaacaacccgcatacgacgtaagtttccctcatttccatcctctttccgactttcgttcatacattgctaagtgctaacgagacatgaatttgtgaaattgtagcctgacttcgaggcggcctacgtggtcgctcatcaagaatatcaggtggccttcaaccagcaccagcagcacttcatggagtacatggcatatatacatgtaagttccaacctttgttttcgcaaatgatgacaagtcccactttcccctagtttgatgcttcatttcttcaaagactgacatgtaaactatcttgcaggcgtcgatggtggccaatcaaactggacagacagtggatttagggccgatgcctccctttccggggccggcgccaaacatgccatcgaaggaaaatttcgctgcggagtactatgggagaacaacggtaagttcttcgccaaaccgaatactacggctttcctttgcctcgcaaattgctaacatctcgggaacatgtgtgtagggaacgggatgttccggaaaccagggtggtgggagggagatcacaccggttcatcatggtggtccttctcccggtgctacacccggtacttctcccggtacttctcccggtccttctcccggtggttcttccgcagcttctaccggaaggaatcggcccgggccggtgtctagcggcgacgagctcctctagTTGTCGCATTGTATCTCTTATCGACACTATGGCACCATGCATGTATGCACACTATGGCACTATGTATGCATCCCATGtcactatgacactatgtatgcaaCCTATGGtactatgacactatgtatgcacttgatgttatatgtatttgcacttcatgcctatgaatttcatgtgaattatatGTGCTTGTGTATCCTGTCAAATCTGGAAAACGCGCGAAACAGCAAAAAACGAAAAAAATGAGCCAAATTGCACCCTCTACGCCGACGGGTATACCCTCGGGGTAGCTCCCAGGATCCACCAGGGCGCGCCACGCGTCCAGAAATGGACCAAATTGCACCCCCTACCCCGACGGTAAGGCCCTCGGCGTAGCGCCGCCGCCCAGGgacgcccaggccgcgccacgtgTGCAGGTACCCCGACGGGGAGGCCCTCGGCGTACCGTTGCCAGGgacgcccaggccgcgccacgtgTGGAGGTAACCCGACGGGGAGGCCCTCGGCGTACCGTCGCCCAGGGAAGCCCAGGTCCTGCCACGTGTGGGCGTATGCCGACGGGGCGCCCCTCGGCGTAGCGTCGCCCAGGGAAGCCCAGGTCCTGCCACGTGGCTCCATACGCCGACGGGGCGCCGCTCGGCGTAGCCCAAACGGACGTTAGCCGGACGGCGCCGGCCAccgtgctacgccgagggttgCGACGCCGACGAGCGGTTCCAGCCGTCGGCCCTCTGCGGCTACGCCGACGGCGgcctctacgccgagggccgcgTGTGCTCTGCCGAGGCCTATCTTCCccgaggagctacgccgaggggGCCCGTCGGCGTATCGTACGCCGAGGGCAAgcgcgtgctacgccgagggtcgAAGGCCGTCGGCATCTACCGCGATTCCTGTAGTgatcgccgcgtcgaggtcgcccctccaggcgtccttgtcgttcaacgACGCCAAGGACGCCGCTCGCAAGCCAGGGTAGTCCTCGGGGtcatcgctgctggcgatgagacgTTGTTGCCGCTTGTACTCCGCCAACAGCGCCGCCTTACCGGCTGCCTcgtcgtcctgctcctccttcacctccggcttcgggatgaggagggcaccGCCGGCGCGCTTGTGCTGCTGCCGGCTAACGCTATTGCCGCCGCGCCTCGGATTGACGGGCGGCATCGCgaactccggctcctccttcacctcgcgcAAGGAGGATCGGCAAACCCGAGGGTTGGAGCGGGCCGCCCAGCGATGGTGCAAGTAGCAAAGGCAGTGGGGAGGGACCAAACTTGCTACGACGACAACATGGAGGTTGCATTGCTGGCGGAGGGAGCTCGCAGGCGCACTAGAGGTGGGAGGAGGGGGCCCATGACCGTGATATGCGGAAGATCATGTCCACGACCAGTTTTCAGCGCCGCACGCGCATCAGGAGCTCGAGGTTTGGGACTCGCGTCAGATCCTCGACAATATCGAGCCCTCTTTCCACACCGACACAGGAGGCCGCTCGATGCGACACTTGGACATCCACCCTAACTAGTTTTTTTTTGAATCAATGACGGGCGAGACCGGGGCAAAAGCAGGATGACACTCTAAGAGCCACGGTTCGTTTACATATTATAAGTTTCGGaaaattttgaattaatttttttGCCTGTACATATTATATTAATACTTACTCGTGCCAGTTCTCATGTGTAAATCCAATCCTTATAGTGTTATTTGTATATTTTTTCAGATTTATATAAGTGAGATTCAATCATATGTTTTCTGGGGAATTGGGACATGTAAGCTACATGTAaatatttattttatatttttaaagAACTTTAAATAACATTTTTTTTAATTTAAATAAACAGGTACGTTTGCACCTATTTTTCACTAGCTATTTCGGGAAAGCctacaactatttttttttttgcgagaagatGATGATTTCATAGATAATTCGATCTTACAGAAAAGCCCAGAAAATAGAAGATATTACAAAGGAGTCCTTCTGAGCTCCAGCATCGCCGGTATCCCGAACGAGAGGAAGACGCGCCGCCGCCTATGCTCGTCCATGCGCCTTGGATCGACGAAAGCATCCCCGTGGCAACCGGGAAGTCCTCACTCACCGCCTCCGGAGAGGTAACGCCCAGGAACAGCGGCTCCGCCGCGAACCACCATgtcatcatcttcaagatcttcacATCCCAGATCCGCCGCCCCGCGGGATCTGGCCGGGGAAGAAAGCATAGCACGAATCCGTCGATTCGCGAGTGCAACGGACGCAGGCGCACCACCACGGAGCTCCACCGAGCGCCGGAGTCGAAGGGGACGCGCACCTGCATCAAAAACCGCACCAGCGACTCCACCACCTCCTCATCGCCGCCGGCCGGTGACCCTACAGACCCTACACTATTTACAGCCGCGAGACGGTGATCCCCCGCCCTCCCGCCGCTGGAGCGGCAGACGGAGGACGAGGGATCAAGCGCAACGGCGGCGTAGAGGTGGATCGGTCGGGAGATGAAAAAAAAGCCCCTCTGCTTCGgacgggagagggagagagacgtCCAGCCTCGTCTCGCTTACTAATAGTAATTTCCTAGCCTACAACTATTTTAGAGATGTTTACACTCGTGTCACTCAGTGGAGAGGGTCTATCTTGATAGGAGACCAGGTTCTCTCTTTTCTTCCAGATCCCAAGTCAGAGTTTCAGCCCAAAGCCAAACCGCTCTTTGCGTGCGTGTGATGAGTTGGATCGTACAAAAATCGTACGAAATTTGTCGTGTGTATAGCAGCACTCTAAAACCAACTTCTTTCCAAAAGTTTAGCCCAAAATAAAGAGAGTAAACAGAGGCTTCCCGCGACGACTGTCCGGTTGATTTTCCCTCAAATATGAAGAAAGTCCATATTTCATCCCTGAACTTTTCAGGAAGTTCACATTTCGTCCCAAATGTTTTGTTTAGTCTAAAACTAACCTTCAACTTTGCAAATCGATCACTATCACAGTTTTCAGTTGACGTGGAAAAAACCTTGCTAAAGGGACATCATAACCCGAACTGAACCGGGCCAAATAAAAACCAAACCGATTGGACAAATCTAAAATCCCCACCACCCTATTTTGATCAAAATTAACTAGTCGTGGTCAAAATCCCTACACTCCGAGCTATCGCTCCACGGCGCCTCAGCCTAGCTGTCCCGCGCATCCTCCTCGCCGGTGCCGCCGTCCGGCTAAGCCCTCGCGTGCGCACAACGCCTCGGTTGTCTTCCTCTCAGTCGCGGTCAGCCTCGACGTGCCGTGCATCCGCCTGTCGGATTACACCTCTTCGACGCTGCCACCGGCGTTTACCTCGCTGTAGTCGTCCACCTCGTGTGCCATTAAGTCGACGGCGCGGCGGTAGTCTCCTCGTCCTCTCCATCCTCCTCTTCGTCTGCAACTAAGCTGACTGCGCTGCTTCGTCGTCCTTGCCGTGCGCTCGTCCGCCAGTCGCATGCTGCGGGCGGTCAAGACATGTGACGCGGCTGCTGTCCTCCTCGCCGTGCCGCTTGTGAACCTTCCTGTGCGAAAATCAAGATCTAtttttcctcttcttccctttGTTACGGCAACAAGCTGCCCTCACAAGTGTGGAAAAACAATAGAGGAGTGGTCTCGTCTGTGAGTGCAGAAAATGCAGGCGTGTGTCATTTTTTCTCACAGTGTTGGAAGGTGACTTTTAAGGCGCCCAATCAGCTCCAAATATGACATTTTGTCACGCTTAATGAACGATGACGCTACAGTACTACCAACATAGGTTAGACTCCTTGCTGCACTAAAAAATTCCCCATTGTAATGATATCTGACATGAAGGAACTCAGAGTTATCCATGCCAACACCTATTCAGAGATAAGATAAATAAAAGATCAGTTAATAATTAAAAACCGTGTGAAAGGCTAAACCAAAATTGCAGCAAAATCACACTATTGATCTGCATAGATGTCAGTCGCCACTACATCAGAATCAAACACCCAATTAACTTTGAGCTAATTAACAACTTATACACGTCTAGATCCATTCAATGAAAAACAATATCTTATTTCAAAACAAAATCAAGGGGGCATATTAAGAGAACCTAGGTGCAGTTCTAATCATACACGTACAGAATTTTTCACGTAGATGAAATAAAAAAACCATATCTAATTCCAGTGCAAACAAATTCAAAAGAAATCAAGGTGAGATGGAAAGAACCTACGTCTTGTCTTAATCATATATACATCGTACAGAAGTTTGCATGTAGACGAACCTTCAGTTCACCCTGTATCGGACACCTTGCGATCTCGTTTTCTTTTTGTGCAGGTGGGATGGAGCGGCTCTGTCAGGTTTCACCTCTAGAGCGACGACGGCGTTTGAGTGTTGCAATGGGCGAtggctgacaaggtatcaacttgtcaatgcctatggattataggctagggtttagttggaagtagagggcaagtagatctcgaaggtttcagccgaaaagtactcgacgattatgaaaactagggtttgtgaacaatgattcgatgatctcttcgtccctcgactccccctttatataggaggtggagccgagggattcgtgttgtacaagttacagagtccgggacggtttctaactcatcccgccagattacaaataacacttcctattacaactctaactttccttaatatatcttgggctcccgaatcttcttattcttcgggtagtgggccttcagtaaaccccggatactatcttcggcaggcccatttgggatgcctatgttagtagcccccgagattttgcttgaatcgtagagtcagggaaaatctccactgtttatttttactcgacagctttaacttttctatatttcttcacataaaattctatattgtacagggatattggtaattggagctagttcatctgacggatcaggtactaattaactgctctcgtggcaatccgcaaaaacctacttcaaaatcacgtccctggacatgacctcgggatactggtgtaaacttcgacaggcgccgcttaaggtcttaccattctgtcgagtcccagtaaaatttatcgggtacctaacgcgtccgttaggatttttcttcgtatctgttgatacggataaaagtagcagagcgcagtcttcggcgatgccacgcccagcagaacggatctggggtcttaccttcgcaaatttgcggcattcagaaattgatcgcaactttggcgttctgagaatatattgtcgagtgcttttccggctgttggaatggcacattttatcgagtcaaagatgacttatattgctctcccgatgggagtatatgcagagttagttataactcgaaatatactcttttgctcttttatttttcttttttctctgtCTTTCcttcttttataatttcatcgggcacgcgaacagcgttcccgatgggagtagcccccgaggctacagccaaggacttgtacttgggtgtaggctccacgccttatgccgacatatttccttttttctcccggagttttataatttctcgggtgcgcgaacagcgctcccgatgggagtagcccccgaggctatgaacaaatattcatatttggtcataggctcatgccacttttattttttctttctagatctttttcttttttccaaagtagcccccgagcatttgatcagaaacttgtatttgatcaaaggctccatcattatttttccgtgtcgccttttatgaagctgttgagtcaaaTTTTTTTCCCTCTGTCAagatgacgttattgctgacgatagccacaatTGCCtatcaaaaatttgcgacaagccttTTCTCGCCGCCACGCGGGCCCAactaatccactatcttgacacgtcgtgcaagtgggggacacacgtcctccgctttttctggcgcccgcaccgtaacttccgcgacgttgaattacttttttacccttgacgccacatggctatcatctgtcacacatttcccttatccaacggttcgtcgtttcaccgcacccctatataaattcatcttcttcctccttggacacttccgcccgcgccgtcttccttctctcatctgcaaattcctCCTTGCAATCCACAACTTCCTGAACTCCTCACCTCCAAACTGtgaatcctgcgccattgttgatgccacctcgccgaTTGACCAGGCACagtacgccggaatcctccatggccgccgcggatcttggaacggcggagtgggaaaggtcgaagatttccgctcaggacatcaacatgctgaagaagctggggatcagcaagaaaccccaggcattgcgcttcccccacgaggaaagctacccaacccctccaatggggtaccgggtaagttttgtcgaccacctcatccgcggactttccgcccccattcatccttttctccgtggacttctttttgtctatggtttgcaacttcaccacctcacgccgaattcaatccttcacatctccattttcatcactctgtgcgaggccttccttggcgtccagcctaactgggcgctttggaagcgcatttttttctgccgccgcaatggctcgcccaatgtcgcctataatataggcggcgttgtgatttctgttcgtcccactgtcgactacttcgacgtcaagcttcctgactcagttcaaggatggcgcaagaagtggttgtacattcaggaggagaaccatggatgtg
This region of Lolium perenne isolate Kyuss_39 chromosome 2, Kyuss_2.0, whole genome shotgun sequence genomic DNA includes:
- the LOC127330117 gene encoding uncharacterized protein: MSGGKEDSSSLLKKMQQRKNNVRRSEREPRRNPRYEDFAVGGGGRGRGRGRGRGRGGGAGGGLGGGGGGGGGGWGGPDFEPPPSASGDVASGFFLEGTSREEAETESRAEEDSSRGFETPEEDGRPKALKIRGEARVPDERKEPKTHEAKTLIIPAGTDNWIFPPGVKGRLPSSMIGALLRKFWPGKYYPLGTVPAGEMKLATTWTDYESAPGVGFPTAAEAVMRKFWCFYRVAPEVEEAAANRTLRATCERLTPQVWYNQRITSAGHFWAERGERVHKPDIVGKNAKAEYEMTVEDYMSVIPDWAEPHAEAWEEMVRTRWLKMDEDFAAVARRNAENRGDGGTHCGGNLSYERYKGKTRAALGPEEEMSDLEIYNKMRLKKPDLSQPQPSLPEYFGTYAEDVENYCEMVRHRHPEVDDPMSAEVDEESLVLSSGGLPHGRLAMLNKAVKHTLTTTFTRLKAGLTKDSPPLPPRRRARQQPAYDPDFEAAYVVAHQEYQVAFNQHQQHFMEYMAYIHASMVANQTGQTVDLGPMPPFPGPAPNMPSKENFAAEYYGRTTGTGCSGNQGGGREITPVHHGGPSPGATPGTSPGTSPGPSPGGSSAASTGRNRPGPVSSGDELL